The Amycolatopsis sp. DG1A-15b genome contains the following window.
TGGCGCCCAGCCTCGACGTCGCCAGCACGCCGGCCACCGCGGCCAGTGCCCCCGAGATGACGTAGACGCCGACGAGCACGCGTTTCACCGGCAGCCCGGCCAGGGAGCTCGCCGCGCGGTTGCCGCCGACGGCGACCAGGTGCCGCCCGAACGTCGTGCGCTGCACGACCAGCCCGGCCAGCACGGACAGCACGCCCGCGACGATGACCATGACCGGGATGCCGAGGACGTCCCCGGTGCCCAGCTGCAGGAAGTCGCGGTTGTGCAGCTGGACGAGCTGGCCGTGGGCGATGACCAGGGCGAGCCCGCGGCCGCCGACCAGCAGCGCCAGCGTGGCGATGATCGGCTGGATGCCCAGGTAGGCCACCAGGTAGCCGCTGAACAGGCCGGACACGATCCCGGCGAGGACGGCCACGATGATCGCCGTCATCGGTCCCGCCCCCAGGTAGAGGGGGATGAGCGCGGCGGCGATCGACATCACCGAGCCGACCGAGAGGTCGATGCCCTCGGTGCCGATCACCAGCGCCATGCCGAGCGCGACGATGCAGACCGGCGCCGCCTGCACCAGCTGGGTGCGGAAGTTGGCCGCGGACAGGAAGTTCTCGGTGAACACCACGTTGAACAGCAGCAGCACGACGACGGCCAGGTAGACGCCGTAGTCCTGCAGCCACGCGGTGACCTTCGCGCGCTCAAGGGTGGCGGTGGACATCGTTGTCACCCTCCGCTGCGATGGCCGTCAGGACGTTTTCCTCGGTGATGCGGTCGCCGGTCAGCTCCCCGACGGCCGAGCCGTCGCGCAGCACGACCACGCGGTCGGAGCCGTCGATCAGTTCCTCCAGTTCGGACGAGATGAGCAGGACGCCCAGCCCTTCCTGCGCGAGTTCGTCGATCAGCGCCTGGACCTCGGCCTTGGCGCCGACGTCGATGCCGCGGGTCGGCTCGTCGAGCAGGAGGATCTTCGGGCCGGTGGCGAGCCAGCGGGCGAGGAGCACCTTCTGCTGGTTGCCGCCGGACAGCTCCGACACCTTCTGCTCGGGACTGGCGGCCTTGATCCGCAGGCGGTCCATGAAGATCTTGACGATCCGGTCCTGCCTGGCCCTGCTGACCAGGCCGAACGGCGAGAGGCCCGGCAGTGCGGCGAGCACGATGTTCTCGCGCACGGACAGGTTCGGGATGATGCCGTCGGTCTTGCGGTCCTCGGCCAGCAGCGCGATCCCGGCTCGCACGGCTTGGGCGATCTTGCCCCTCTTCAGCGGTTTCCCGGCCAGCAGCACGCTGCCGCCGTCGAGGGGGAACGCGCCGACGATGGCCCGGGCCGTCTCGCTGCGGCCGGAGCCGAGCAGGCCGGCCAAGCCGACGACCTCACCGGGCCGGATGCTCACCGAGACGTCGTGCAGCTTCCGCAGCCCGGAGAGGCCTTCGGCCTTGAGCAGCGGCTCGCGCTCGACCTCGTGCTCCTCGCCGAACGCCGTGACGCCCTCTTCGCGGATCTGGCGGATCTCGCGGCCGAGCATCAGCGACACGAGCTCGATGCGCGGCAGCGGCTTCAGCGGTCCGCTGTGGACGACCCGGCCGTCGCGCAGGACGGTGACGCTGTCACACACCCGGTACAGCTCGTCCATCCGGTGGCTGACGTAGACGATCGCGATGCCTTCGGCGTGCAGCCGGTTCAGCACTTCGAAGAGCGTCTCCACCTCGCGCGGCTCGAGCGACGACGTCGGCTCGTCCATGATGACGACCTTCGCGTCGGTCGAGACCGCGCGGGCGAGCGCGACCATCTGCTGCGCGCCGACGCCCAGGGTGTGCAGCGGGCGCTTGACATCGTCGTCGATGCCGTAGCCCTTGAGCAGCTCGCGGCTGTCGGCGTACATCCTGGACCAGTCCACCAGCCCGGTCTTCGTGCGCGGCTCGCGGCCGAGGAAGACGTTGCCGGCGATGCTCATCAGCGGGACGAGGTTGACCTCCTGGTAGATCGTGGAGATCCCGGCGCGCTGCGCGTCGATCGGCCGCTTGAACGTCACCGGCTCGCCGAGGTGGCGGACCTCGCCTTCGTCGGGCTGGTAGACGCCGGTGAGCACCTTGATCAGCGTGGACTTGCCGGCGCCGTTCTCGCCGACCAGCGCGTGCACCTCGCCCGGCCGCAGCGCGAAGCTGACGTCGTCGAGCGCGAGGGTGCCGGGGAACCGCTTGGTCACCCCGGCCACCTCGAGCACCGGTGCGGTCGTCATGGCGACGTCCTCGTCGGTGGCTGCCGTCATTTGTAGGAGTTCCCGACCTTCTGCGCGGCGTTGGTCTCGTCGTACTGGTCGTCGGTGATCACGATGCTCGCCGGGATCGGCTCGCCGCTCTCGAACTTCTGCAGCGTCTGGAAGGCCAGCGGGCCGAAGCGCGGGTTGGACTCGATCACGGCGTTGTAGCTGCCGTCGACGATGAGCTGCACGGCGTTGCGGGTGCCGTCGATGGAGACGATCTTGACGTCCTTGCCCGGGGTCTTGCCGGCCGTCTTGAGCGCGTTGACCGCGCCGACGCCCATTTCGTCGTTCTCGGCGTAGACGGCGGTGATGTCCGGGTGGCTCTGGATGAGCTGCTCCATCACGGCCTGGCCCTTGGAGCGGTCGAACTCGCCGGTCTGCTCGGCGACCACGGACAGGCCGGGCGTCTTCGCGAGCTCGTCCTTGAAGCCCTTGGTGCGGTCGGTGGTGACGTTGTTGCCGGACGAGCCGAGCAGGATCGCCACCTTGCCGGTGCCGCCGGTCGACTTCGCCATCGCCTGGGCGGCGCGCTTGCCCTGCTCGACGAAGTTGGAGCCGATGAAAGTCAGGTAGTCGGTGCACGGCTGCGACGTCACCTTGCGGTCGATGGTGACGACCGGGACCTTCTTGGCCTTCGCCGCGTCGAGGGCCGGCTGGAGGCCGTCGGAGTTCAGCGGCGCGACGACCAGCAGCTGGGCGCCGCGGTCGAGCATCGACTTGATGTCGCTGATCTGCCGGTTCAGGTCGTTCTGGGCGTTGGTGACCAGCAGCTTGTCGCTCGCGATGCCGAGCTTCGCGGCTTCGTCGCGGATGGACTGGGTCTCGGTGATCCGGAAGGGATTGGCCTCCTTTTCGGACTGTGAGAAACCGACCACCGCCGTCTTCAGGTCGACCTTGGGGTAACCGGTCTTGTCGAGCGTGCAGCCGTCGGCGGACGGCGCGGCGGACTGGGCGCTGGCGGCCGGCCCACCGCCGCTCGACGGGGCCGCGGGGGATTCTTCCCTGCTGGTGCAGGAGGTGAGGGTCAGCGCGGCGGCGGCCGCGGTGACCAGAACCAGTCGGGGACGGGAGGACAAGAGCACGGCGACTCCTCGGGCAGCGTCGTTGGTGGCCCGCTCGCCGGGGTGATCGGGGTCACCGCGGGAGCCTTGAGGTACTTTTTACATCGTTGGAACAACGTTGTAAACCGGCGGCCGCTCGCTACACTTCGTGCTCACTCTCTGAAGGGACCGCCTGTGACCGTGACGCTCAAGGACGTCGCCACGCTTGCCGGAGTTTCGGTGAAGACGGTGTCGAACGTCGTGAACGGCTACGCCTTCGTCAAGCCGGAGAACCGCCGGCGCGTCGAGGAAGCCCTGGCGGCGACCGGGTACCGGCCGAACGTCGGGGCCCGCAACCTCCGCCGCGGCCGCACCGGGTTCCTGGCGCTGATGGTGCCGGAGCTGTCGATCCCGTACTTCGGCGAGCTGGCCGGCCTGGTGATCACCGCGGCGCAGAAGCGCGGCTGGAGCGTCCTGATCGAACAGACACAGGGGACGCGGTCACGGGAGCGGGAGACGCTTTCGTCGCTGGGGCCCCACCTGGTCGACGGCGCCCTGGTGCACCCGGAAGCACTGGAGGCGCCGGACTTCCCGGCCGATCCGGGCGGAATCCCGCTGGTCATGCTGGGTGAGCACGCGGTGGACGTGCCGATCGACCACGTGGCGATCGACAACGTCCTGGCGGCGCGCACGGCGGTGTCGCACCTGGCCGCACTGGGCCGCAAGCGCATCGCGGCGATCGGGCGGAACCCGGAGCGCGGGACGTCGTCGCAGCGGCTGGCCGGGTACCGGTCGGCGCTCGCGGAGGCCGGTTTGTCCTATTCGGACGCTTTGGTGGCCCCGGCGGAGAAGTGGCACCGGTCGGTGGGCTCGGCGGCGATGAAGTCGTTGCTGGCGCTGCCTTCGCCGCCGGACGCGGTGTTCTGCTTCAACGACCTGCTGGCCGTCGGCGCGCTGCGTGCGGTGGCCGAGCTGGGGCTGCGGGTGCCGGAGGACGTGGCGATCGTGGGGTTCGACAACAACGAAGAGAGCGCATTCTCGCTGCCGTCGCTGACGACGATCGCGCCGGACAAGACGGCACTGGCCGAGGCGGCGGTGGACCTCGTGCACCGGCGGATCACGGGAGACAAGACGTCCCCGCCGCAGGACATCCAGACGCCGTTCGCGCTGGAGATCCGCGAAAGCACCCGCGGCCGCTGACCGGTCAGCGGGCCGGCCAGTGCCACGACGGACGGTCCAGCCGGCCCTGGCCGGCCACCTTCGTCTCGCCGTACTCCTTCTCCAGTTCGACCGTGCCCACGTCGGCCACCTCCGCGAGGGCGCGGATCAGGGGCTGGGCGTGGGACACCACCACGAGCTGAGTCTCCTTCGCCGCCGTCGCGATCAAAACCGCCAGCGCCGGGAGGAGGTCCGGGTGGAGGCTGGTCTCGGGCTCGTTCAGCACCAGCAGTTCCGGTGGGCGCGGGGTCAGCAGGGCCGCCACCCACAGCAGGAACCGCAGCGTGCCGTCCGACAGTTCCGCCGCCGACAGCGGCCGCAACAGGCCGTGCTGGCGGAACTCGACCG
Protein-coding sequences here:
- a CDS encoding ABC transporter permease → MSTATLERAKVTAWLQDYGVYLAVVVLLLFNVVFTENFLSAANFRTQLVQAAPVCIVALGMALVIGTEGIDLSVGSVMSIAAALIPLYLGAGPMTAIIVAVLAGIVSGLFSGYLVAYLGIQPIIATLALLVGGRGLALVIAHGQLVQLHNRDFLQLGTGDVLGIPVMVIVAGVLSVLAGLVVQRTTFGRHLVAVGGNRAASSLAGLPVKRVLVGVYVISGALAAVAGVLATSRLGASDPNDLGLLMELSAITAVVVGGTPLTGGRVRVLGTVFGALLMQLVHATLIKHNLPDSTAQMVQAAIIVVAVYVARERSSR
- a CDS encoding sugar ABC transporter ATP-binding protein — encoded protein: MTAATDEDVAMTTAPVLEVAGVTKRFPGTLALDDVSFALRPGEVHALVGENGAGKSTLIKVLTGVYQPDEGEVRHLGEPVTFKRPIDAQRAGISTIYQEVNLVPLMSIAGNVFLGREPRTKTGLVDWSRMYADSRELLKGYGIDDDVKRPLHTLGVGAQQMVALARAVSTDAKVVIMDEPTSSLEPREVETLFEVLNRLHAEGIAIVYVSHRMDELYRVCDSVTVLRDGRVVHSGPLKPLPRIELVSLMLGREIRQIREEGVTAFGEEHEVEREPLLKAEGLSGLRKLHDVSVSIRPGEVVGLAGLLGSGRSETARAIVGAFPLDGGSVLLAGKPLKRGKIAQAVRAGIALLAEDRKTDGIIPNLSVRENIVLAALPGLSPFGLVSRARQDRIVKIFMDRLRIKAASPEQKVSELSGGNQQKVLLARWLATGPKILLLDEPTRGIDVGAKAEVQALIDELAQEGLGVLLISSELEELIDGSDRVVVLRDGSAVGELTGDRITEENVLTAIAAEGDNDVHRHP
- a CDS encoding ABC transporter substrate-binding protein, yielding MLLSSRPRLVLVTAAAAALTLTSCTSREESPAAPSSGGGPAASAQSAAPSADGCTLDKTGYPKVDLKTAVVGFSQSEKEANPFRITETQSIRDEAAKLGIASDKLLVTNAQNDLNRQISDIKSMLDRGAQLLVVAPLNSDGLQPALDAAKAKKVPVVTIDRKVTSQPCTDYLTFIGSNFVEQGKRAAQAMAKSTGGTGKVAILLGSSGNNVTTDRTKGFKDELAKTPGLSVVAEQTGEFDRSKGQAVMEQLIQSHPDITAVYAENDEMGVGAVNALKTAGKTPGKDVKIVSIDGTRNAVQLIVDGSYNAVIESNPRFGPLAFQTLQKFESGEPIPASIVITDDQYDETNAAQKVGNSYK
- a CDS encoding LacI family DNA-binding transcriptional regulator, whose product is MTVTLKDVATLAGVSVKTVSNVVNGYAFVKPENRRRVEEALAATGYRPNVGARNLRRGRTGFLALMVPELSIPYFGELAGLVITAAQKRGWSVLIEQTQGTRSRERETLSSLGPHLVDGALVHPEALEAPDFPADPGGIPLVMLGEHAVDVPIDHVAIDNVLAARTAVSHLAALGRKRIAAIGRNPERGTSSQRLAGYRSALAEAGLSYSDALVAPAEKWHRSVGSAAMKSLLALPSPPDAVFCFNDLLAVGALRAVAELGLRVPEDVAIVGFDNNEESAFSLPSLTTIAPDKTALAEAAVDLVHRRITGDKTSPPQDIQTPFALEIRESTRGR